Proteins co-encoded in one Haladaptatus sp. ZSTT2 genomic window:
- a CDS encoding DUF4129 domain-containing protein: MNRQHVALAAIALLSVLALSVAAANLDATAASSPGAGVGGSDIGVGPDEEFSFGGPTPPEPVEEAASPFYRLLSKLLGILIVVGALVGIVVLYKDYGVKGPVLVFGVGIFLAVFMYYLLRAGGFSFESGSGGFGSGDRITLPGGGTLGEVTNSVVSPQPAVSTPVAILLGLVLVLGIFAYTKSVRGDDEEATVPGAPSAEVAELGAVAGRAARRIEQLGGEPENEVYRAWKAMTDHLDLPNPQSSTPTEFADAAVAAGMEREDVAELTRLFEDVRYGGQSATEEHERRAVSALKRIERTYGADAT, encoded by the coding sequence CGGTACTCGCCCTCTCCGTCGCGGCTGCGAATCTCGACGCCACCGCAGCGTCGTCGCCGGGTGCTGGCGTCGGGGGAAGCGATATCGGCGTCGGCCCTGACGAGGAGTTCTCCTTTGGCGGCCCCACCCCACCCGAACCAGTCGAAGAAGCGGCCTCGCCGTTCTATCGCCTCCTCTCAAAGCTCCTTGGAATCCTCATCGTCGTCGGCGCGCTCGTCGGCATCGTCGTCCTCTACAAAGACTACGGCGTCAAAGGTCCCGTCCTCGTATTCGGCGTCGGCATCTTCCTCGCCGTGTTCATGTACTACCTGCTCCGTGCGGGCGGGTTTTCGTTCGAAAGCGGGTCCGGTGGGTTTGGCTCCGGTGACCGCATTACCTTGCCCGGAGGCGGCACGCTCGGTGAGGTGACGAACTCGGTGGTTTCCCCCCAACCCGCCGTGTCGACGCCAGTCGCCATCCTCCTCGGTCTCGTCCTCGTGCTCGGTATTTTCGCGTACACGAAGTCCGTACGGGGCGACGACGAGGAAGCGACGGTTCCCGGCGCGCCATCAGCCGAAGTCGCAGAACTCGGCGCGGTCGCCGGTCGCGCTGCTCGCCGTATCGAACAGCTCGGCGGCGAACCCGAAAACGAGGTGTACCGCGCGTGGAAGGCGATGACCGACCACCTCGACCTGCCGAATCCACAGTCGAGTACGCCCACAGAGTTCGCGGATGCGGCCGTCGCGGCGGGGATGGAACGTGAGGATGTGGCCGAACTCACGCGGCTGTTCGAGGACGTGCGCTACGGCGGGCAGTCGGCCACCGAAGAACACGAACGTCGCGCGGTGAGCGCGCTCAAACGCATCGAACGCACCTACGGAGCGGATGCGACATGA
- a CDS encoding heavy metal translocating P-type ATPase — MIADSPAASGHGRGHGGNNRQQLSLSVPEMDCASCAGKISNALDDVTGVVEYDLHPTTGKAEVVYDAEQTTSDAVLAAFDRAGYEVTNLAEATQSANDDTTSVWHSTRAKQTAVSGVLLAAALLFEFLLAGVNVTVATVLTRPFVVSDVLFLAAIVVGGQVIVRNGYYSARNLNLDIDFLMSVAILAATGVTLAIPSVDLFVEAGSLAVLFNVAELLERRSIERARTSLAELFSLAPETATVKHDGHTHERSVDDLEIGDLVVVEPGEKIPTDGTVVEGESAVNQAPITGESVPVDKAPGDEVYAGTLNEAGYLEVEVTATAADNTLSRIIDLVESAQEKQTKREQFVERFAGYYTPVVVTAAILTAAVPPLLFAAPWVEWFVRGIALLVIACPCAFVISTPVTVVSGVTSAAKNGVLIKGGSHLEAMGEVETVAFDKTGTLTTGKLSVTDVIPLNGNSESDVLECAQGVESRSEHPIASAITAHADAEYTADIDEFESLTGKGVRADLGGETHYAGKPALFEDLGFDLAHVHFTTSAGGLPTETKTLCERDDCLDLVSDTIPRLQAQGKTVILVGTEDDIEGLIAVADTVRPEAKAVVSALKERGVHTVMLTGDNEGTARAVAEQVGVDDYRASLLPEEKVDAVEGLLAEYDSVAMVGDGINDAPALATATVGIAMGAAGSATAIETADIALMADDLSRLPYLYDLAHEANGVIRQNIWGSLAVKAILAVGIPLGFVSVVVAVLAGDVGMTTVVTGNAMRLSRIEPDDDVFVDAFGDSV, encoded by the coding sequence ATGATTGCGGACTCGCCTGCGGCTTCTGGCCATGGACGCGGCCATGGCGGGAACAACCGGCAACAACTCTCCCTTTCTGTTCCCGAGATGGACTGTGCGTCGTGCGCCGGGAAGATTAGCAACGCCCTCGACGACGTGACGGGCGTCGTGGAGTACGACCTCCACCCGACGACCGGAAAGGCAGAGGTCGTCTACGATGCAGAACAGACCACGAGCGACGCCGTTCTCGCGGCGTTCGACCGTGCGGGCTACGAGGTGACGAATTTAGCCGAAGCCACCCAGTCTGCGAACGACGACACCACCTCGGTCTGGCACTCGACCCGCGCGAAACAGACGGCCGTGAGCGGCGTCCTCCTCGCGGCTGCCCTCCTCTTTGAGTTCCTCCTCGCGGGCGTGAACGTCACGGTTGCAACCGTCCTCACTCGGCCCTTCGTCGTCTCCGACGTGCTGTTTCTCGCGGCCATCGTCGTCGGTGGACAGGTCATCGTCCGCAACGGCTACTACTCGGCGCGGAATCTGAATCTCGACATCGACTTCCTGATGAGCGTCGCCATCCTCGCCGCGACGGGCGTCACGCTCGCCATTCCGTCGGTGGATTTGTTCGTCGAAGCCGGGTCGCTCGCCGTCCTGTTCAACGTCGCTGAGCTGCTCGAACGACGCTCCATCGAGCGCGCTCGCACCTCGCTCGCAGAGTTGTTCTCGCTCGCCCCCGAGACGGCCACCGTCAAACACGACGGCCACACCCACGAACGGTCGGTCGATGACCTCGAAATTGGCGACCTCGTCGTCGTCGAGCCGGGAGAGAAGATTCCGACCGACGGCACGGTTGTAGAGGGCGAAAGTGCGGTCAACCAAGCGCCAATCACCGGCGAAAGCGTCCCCGTCGATAAGGCACCGGGCGACGAGGTGTACGCCGGGACGCTCAACGAGGCAGGCTATCTCGAAGTCGAAGTGACGGCCACCGCCGCCGACAACACCCTCTCGCGCATCATCGACCTCGTCGAAAGCGCACAGGAAAAACAGACCAAACGCGAGCAGTTCGTCGAGCGCTTTGCGGGCTACTACACGCCGGTCGTGGTGACCGCAGCCATCCTCACGGCGGCCGTGCCGCCGCTTCTGTTCGCCGCGCCGTGGGTTGAGTGGTTCGTCCGCGGGATTGCCTTGCTCGTCATCGCGTGTCCGTGTGCGTTCGTCATCTCGACGCCCGTGACGGTCGTGTCGGGCGTGACGAGCGCCGCCAAAAACGGCGTGCTCATCAAAGGCGGCAGTCACCTCGAAGCGATGGGTGAGGTCGAAACCGTCGCCTTCGACAAGACGGGGACGCTCACGACGGGCAAACTGTCGGTCACCGACGTGATTCCGCTCAACGGTAATTCAGAAAGCGACGTGCTCGAATGCGCACAGGGCGTCGAATCGCGCAGCGAACACCCCATCGCCTCGGCCATTACCGCCCACGCGGACGCAGAGTACACCGCGGACATAGACGAGTTCGAGAGCCTGACCGGGAAGGGCGTGCGGGCAGACCTCGGCGGCGAAACCCACTACGCTGGAAAGCCCGCGCTGTTCGAGGACTTGGGCTTTGATTTGGCGCACGTCCACTTCACGACGAGCGCGGGTGGACTTCCCACAGAGACGAAGACGCTCTGTGAGCGCGACGACTGTCTCGACCTCGTTTCCGACACCATTCCGCGCCTCCAAGCACAGGGGAAGACCGTCATCCTCGTCGGCACCGAAGACGACATCGAGGGACTCATCGCCGTAGCCGATACCGTCCGACCCGAGGCCAAAGCCGTCGTCTCGGCGCTCAAAGAACGCGGGGTCCACACGGTGATGCTCACCGGCGACAACGAAGGAACGGCCCGGGCTGTCGCAGAACAGGTCGGCGTAGACGACTACCGCGCGAGCCTCCTACCCGAGGAAAAAGTCGATGCCGTCGAAGGACTGCTCGCCGAATACGACTCGGTTGCCATGGTCGGTGATGGCATCAACGACGCGCCCGCACTCGCCACCGCGACGGTTGGCATCGCAATGGGTGCGGCAGGCTCCGCGACGGCCATCGAAACCGCAGACATCGCGCTCATGGCCGACGACCTCTCGCGGTTGCCCTACCTCTACGACCTCGCCCACGAGGCAAACGGCGTCATCCGCCAGAACATCTGGGGAAGCCTCGCCGTCAAAGCGATACTCGCCGTTGGCATCCCCCTCGGGTTCGTCTCCGTCGTCGTCGCGGTGCTCGCCGGTGACGTGGGCATGACGACGGTGGTCACCGGTAACGCGATGCGACTCTCGAGAATCGAACCGGATGACGACGTGTTTGTCGATGCGTTTGGCGACAGCGTTTGA
- a CDS encoding amidase → MTDLCFESAASLTRQIRAGDLSPVEVVDAYLARIEERNERTNAYVHLVEADAREAAREAEDALARGDDPGALCGLPIAVKDLFETVGIQTTFGSKPLAAYVPDEDALEVARVKAAGGIVLGKTNTSEFGHVAITDNELFGTSGTPYAPEYTSGGSSGGSAAAVADGMAPLALGSDAGGSIRIPASCCGIFGLKPSFGRVPHRSRPDGFIDAWPFVHSGPLTRTVEDAALAMDVLAGPEAHDPFSIPAPEGSYRSALDQPVSDLTVAYSPDMEAFTVADNVRAIADETAEKFEETGMTVERADPAFSEFWDEVENAARTLFQARVSWTVEHSEEAFGVDLAEHGDDLSPAFGAMAHLGKKHSMLALSEANAVRTKVVDALADLFAEYDILLTPTMGTPPFERGIYGPEEIDGEEIDPYTGWYLTLPFNLTGHPAASVPAGVVDGRPVGMQVVGRRHADDVVLAACRAFEKIASWHAHRPPN, encoded by the coding sequence ATGACTGACCTGTGTTTCGAATCTGCGGCGTCGCTGACTCGGCAAATACGCGCTGGCGACCTTTCGCCGGTCGAGGTGGTAGACGCCTATCTCGCCCGTATCGAGGAGCGAAACGAGCGCACGAACGCCTACGTTCACCTCGTCGAAGCCGACGCCCGCGAGGCAGCCCGTGAAGCCGAAGACGCCCTCGCACGCGGCGACGACCCGGGCGCGCTCTGTGGGCTTCCCATTGCCGTCAAAGACCTGTTCGAGACGGTGGGAATCCAGACGACCTTCGGGTCGAAGCCGCTCGCTGCGTACGTCCCTGACGAGGATGCACTCGAAGTCGCCCGGGTAAAAGCCGCGGGCGGTATCGTTCTCGGCAAGACGAACACCTCCGAATTCGGGCACGTCGCCATCACCGACAACGAACTGTTTGGCACCTCGGGGACGCCCTACGCGCCCGAGTACACCTCAGGCGGCTCGTCGGGCGGGAGCGCCGCCGCCGTTGCAGACGGAATGGCTCCGCTCGCGCTCGGTTCTGATGCGGGTGGCTCGATTCGTATTCCGGCGTCGTGCTGTGGCATTTTCGGCCTCAAACCCTCGTTCGGGCGCGTGCCCCATCGCAGTCGGCCGGACGGCTTCATCGACGCGTGGCCGTTCGTTCACTCCGGACCGCTCACGCGCACCGTCGAGGACGCGGCGTTGGCGATGGACGTGCTCGCTGGTCCCGAAGCACACGACCCCTTCTCGATTCCAGCACCTGAGGGAAGCTATCGTTCCGCGCTCGACCAACCCGTCTCCGACCTCACAGTCGCCTACTCGCCGGATATGGAGGCGTTCACCGTCGCAGACAACGTGCGTGCGATTGCTGACGAGACGGCTGAAAAATTCGAAGAAACGGGGATGACGGTCGAACGAGCAGACCCGGCGTTCTCAGAGTTCTGGGACGAGGTCGAAAACGCCGCGCGCACCCTGTTTCAGGCGCGGGTTTCGTGGACGGTCGAACATTCGGAGGAAGCCTTTGGCGTTGACCTCGCCGAACACGGAGACGACCTGAGTCCGGCGTTCGGCGCGATGGCACACCTCGGGAAGAAGCACTCGATGCTGGCGCTCAGCGAGGCGAACGCCGTCCGGACGAAGGTAGTCGATGCCCTTGCAGACCTCTTTGCCGAGTATGATATCCTCCTCACGCCAACGATGGGCACGCCGCCGTTCGAGCGCGGTATCTACGGCCCCGAAGAAATTGACGGCGAGGAAATCGACCCATACACGGGCTGGTATCTCACGCTCCCGTTCAATCTGACGGGCCACCCCGCGGCGTCGGTTCCGGCGGGAGTCGTAGACGGCCGGCCGGTCGGGATGCAAGTCGTTGGCCGTCGTCACGCAGATGACGTGGTGCTCGCGGCGTGTCGAGCGTTCGAAAAAATCGCGTCGTGGCACGCTCACCGTCCGCCGAACTAA
- a CDS encoding DUF7269 family protein, whose translation MNGSRTLFSLLGAGAVLGGIAVAFVPGLLDGVSQTQLLVTILGVVALVQAVSAATDRLNSTDEAATTHPVEYRDPVTIPGAEFDEGFGVLGAMGRMRGARRRDAVRDRLERATIDVLTRYGGLSEAEANAQLREGTWTDDVHAAAFFAAEVDDAGFFGGFLRTSLMSESLFQQRARHVIDALNRRLITEER comes from the coding sequence ATGAACGGAAGTCGCACGCTGTTCTCCCTTCTCGGCGCGGGTGCGGTTCTCGGCGGTATCGCCGTCGCGTTCGTTCCCGGCCTTCTCGACGGCGTCAGCCAAACCCAACTCCTCGTCACCATCCTCGGCGTCGTGGCGCTCGTCCAGGCCGTGAGTGCGGCCACAGACCGCCTCAATTCGACCGACGAGGCAGCCACGACACACCCGGTCGAGTACCGCGACCCCGTCACGATTCCCGGTGCCGAGTTCGACGAAGGGTTCGGGGTCCTCGGGGCGATGGGGCGCATGCGCGGTGCCCGCCGTCGAGATGCGGTCAGAGACCGGCTCGAACGGGCGACCATCGACGTACTCACGCGCTACGGCGGCCTCTCGGAAGCGGAGGCCAACGCCCAACTCCGCGAGGGGACGTGGACGGACGACGTTCACGCCGCGGCGTTTTTCGCCGCGGAGGTAGACGACGCTGGCTTCTTCGGTGGCTTTCTCAGAACCTCGCTCATGAGCGAGTCGCTTTTTCAACAGCGCGCCCGACACGTAATCGACGCGCTCAACCGACGGCTCATCACGGAGGAGCGCTGA
- a CDS encoding DUF58 domain-containing protein gives MREHLRPDPDALPALGTNIDRQTGRWTGISVVAFIAGALGVLTNRPAVLLAGVLGVGFAAYAQLRTPPVVSLQVSRTVSTETPDPGEEVEVTTTVMNDGDGRLTDLRLTDGVPPGVDVVGGSPRCATALKPGESVTLSYTIEAVRGGHQFQPLLALARNLPGTVERAVQIECDSSIACVAPLPPVGTFPLRTQTSQYAGQVETDTGGSGIEFFATREYRPGDPLGRIDWNRKARTGRLSTLEFREERAATVVLLIDARDAAYVAPDEDSEPAVVRSVDAAAHAFVSLLAQGDQVGVATLSPTPLWLGPRSDSEHRARVREALSTHESLAATPPTGPFYPSVRVNQIRKQLPSHAQLVLISPMCDDYIASLARRFDAYGHLVTVLSPDPTATATPGQRLARIERQTRLSNLRAVGIRVIDWPAAESLPETLAKATRRLAQ, from the coding sequence ATGCGCGAGCACCTGCGCCCCGACCCGGACGCCCTCCCAGCCCTCGGGACGAACATCGACCGACAGACTGGCCGGTGGACGGGCATCAGCGTCGTCGCCTTCATCGCGGGCGCGCTCGGCGTTCTCACGAATCGGCCCGCGGTGTTGCTCGCGGGCGTCCTCGGCGTTGGCTTCGCCGCCTACGCCCAGCTTCGAACCCCACCTGTGGTCTCGTTGCAGGTGTCACGAACCGTCTCGACGGAAACGCCAGACCCCGGCGAGGAAGTCGAGGTTACGACGACCGTGATGAACGACGGCGATGGCAGGCTCACCGACCTCAGACTCACCGACGGCGTTCCGCCGGGTGTGGACGTGGTCGGTGGCTCACCGCGGTGTGCGACCGCGCTCAAGCCGGGCGAATCTGTGACCCTTTCATACACCATCGAAGCGGTGCGCGGCGGTCACCAGTTCCAGCCACTGCTCGCCCTCGCGCGGAACCTGCCCGGGACGGTCGAGCGAGCGGTTCAAATCGAGTGCGACTCGTCCATCGCCTGCGTCGCGCCGTTGCCCCCCGTCGGCACGTTTCCACTTCGCACCCAGACCTCACAGTACGCCGGGCAGGTCGAAACCGACACGGGCGGGTCGGGTATCGAATTTTTCGCCACTCGAGAGTACCGTCCCGGCGACCCACTCGGACGCATCGACTGGAATCGCAAAGCCCGGACGGGGCGACTCTCGACGCTCGAATTCCGTGAAGAGCGCGCCGCAACCGTCGTGTTGCTCATCGATGCTCGCGACGCCGCATACGTCGCCCCCGACGAGGACTCGGAACCGGCGGTCGTGCGCAGCGTCGATGCCGCGGCCCACGCCTTCGTGTCCTTGCTCGCACAGGGCGACCAAGTGGGCGTGGCAACGCTCTCACCGACACCGCTCTGGCTTGGCCCGCGCTCTGACAGCGAACACCGCGCCCGGGTGAGAGAAGCGCTTTCGACCCACGAATCGCTCGCAGCGACACCACCGACCGGCCCGTTCTACCCGTCAGTCCGAGTCAACCAGATTCGAAAACAACTGCCGAGCCACGCCCAGCTCGTCCTTATCTCCCCGATGTGCGACGACTACATCGCGTCGCTCGCCCGCCGCTTCGACGCCTACGGCCACCTCGTGACCGTTCTCAGCCCCGACCCGACGGCGACGGCCACGCCGGGCCAGCGACTCGCCCGCATCGAGCGCCAGACGCGGCTGTCGAATCTGCGCGCAGTTGGGATTCGCGTCATCGATTGGCCCGCTGCTGAATCGCTCCCCGAGACGCTCGCAAAGGCCACGCGGAGGCTCGCCCAATGA
- a CDS encoding AAA family ATPase, with protein MNVTEASAECAAVLDGVSTAVIAERNFLESVLMGLVGQGHVLIEDVPGTGKTLTARSFAKALGLSFSRIQFTPDLLPSDVTGTHVFNEGDRTFEFTEGPIFANVVLADEINRAPPKTQAALLEAMEEKQVTVDGDTHKLPDPFFVMATQNPVEQEGTFALPEAQVDRFAVKTAIGYPNEDGEFDLLKRRAARRVQSPSVERVLTTERVRALQQAPESIHVEDDVLRYMVAISRETRADPRVRIGVSPRGTQRLFEAARARAVIVGREYVTPDDVKRIAPAVLAHRVVLTPDAKISDITKATVINDVLDEVPVPTID; from the coding sequence ATGAATGTCACGGAGGCGAGCGCGGAGTGTGCGGCCGTCTTAGACGGTGTGAGCACCGCCGTCATCGCAGAGCGCAACTTTCTCGAAAGCGTCCTCATGGGTCTCGTCGGACAGGGCCACGTCCTCATCGAAGACGTGCCCGGGACGGGCAAGACGCTCACCGCCCGGAGCTTTGCGAAAGCACTCGGCCTCTCGTTTTCGCGCATCCAGTTCACCCCTGACCTGCTTCCCTCCGACGTGACCGGCACCCACGTCTTCAACGAAGGCGACCGCACCTTCGAGTTCACCGAAGGCCCCATCTTCGCGAACGTCGTCCTCGCAGACGAGATAAACAGAGCGCCGCCGAAGACCCAAGCCGCCCTCCTCGAAGCGATGGAGGAAAAGCAAGTGACGGTCGATGGCGACACCCACAAACTCCCCGATCCGTTTTTCGTGATGGCGACGCAGAACCCCGTCGAGCAGGAGGGAACGTTCGCGCTCCCCGAGGCGCAGGTAGACCGCTTTGCCGTCAAGACGGCGATTGGCTACCCGAACGAAGACGGCGAGTTCGACCTGCTCAAGCGTCGGGCGGCCCGTCGCGTCCAGAGTCCCTCGGTCGAGCGCGTCCTCACGACCGAGCGCGTGCGTGCGCTCCAGCAGGCCCCTGAAAGTATTCACGTCGAAGACGACGTGCTGCGGTACATGGTCGCCATCTCACGCGAGACGCGCGCCGACCCGCGGGTCAGAATCGGCGTGTCGCCGCGCGGAACCCAGCGGTTGTTCGAGGCCGCCCGCGCCCGCGCGGTCATCGTCGGCCGCGAGTACGTAACCCCTGATGATGTGAAACGAATCGCTCCCGCGGTGCTCGCCCACCGCGTCGTCCTCACGCCCGATGCGAAAATCAGCGACATCACGAAAGCGACCGTGATCAACGACGTGCTCGACGAGGTCCCGGTCCCAACCATCGACTGA
- a CDS encoding PHP domain-containing protein, with protein sequence MAGTISVRIDPHVHSEGSYDGREPVELILDHASDIGLDGVVITDHDTIEESRKAAELAPDYGLIGIPGVEVSTKAGHLLALGVDQRPPRGETFADTVSRVRDLGGIAIAPHPFQRTRHGVRKRNLTDCDGIEVYNSMLFTGYRNRRADKFATRHDYPKIGASDAHYLPNIGRAYTKIHVDEADVSFTKETLTGDLLIDAIRDGDTTFHGKRTPIHKSARQYSIGASRKSLYLLTSQLSFLPTFPASME encoded by the coding sequence ATGGCCGGCACAATCTCCGTTCGTATCGACCCCCACGTCCACTCCGAGGGGTCGTACGACGGCCGGGAGCCTGTCGAGTTAATTCTCGACCACGCGAGCGACATCGGACTGGACGGCGTGGTCATCACCGACCACGACACCATCGAGGAGTCCCGGAAAGCCGCCGAATTAGCCCCCGACTACGGCCTCATCGGTATCCCCGGCGTCGAAGTTTCGACCAAGGCCGGTCACCTGCTCGCACTCGGCGTCGACCAACGTCCACCCCGAGGCGAGACCTTCGCAGACACCGTGTCCCGCGTCCGCGATCTCGGCGGCATCGCAATCGCGCCCCATCCGTTCCAGCGCACCCGCCACGGCGTCCGCAAGCGCAATCTCACCGACTGCGACGGCATCGAGGTGTACAACTCCATGCTGTTCACCGGGTATCGAAATCGCCGCGCAGACAAGTTCGCAACGCGCCACGACTACCCCAAAATCGGCGCGAGCGACGCCCACTACCTCCCGAACATCGGCCGTGCGTACACGAAAATCCACGTCGACGAAGCCGACGTGTCCTTCACCAAGGAGACGCTGACCGGCGACCTGCTCATCGACGCGATTCGTGACGGTGACACCACGTTTCACGGGAAGCGGACACCGATTCACAAGAGCGCCCGCCAGTATTCGATTGGTGCGAGCCGAAAATCACTGTATCTGCTGACCTCGCAGTTGTCGTTTCTCCCGACCTTCCCGGCGTCGATGGAATGA
- a CDS encoding DUF7519 family protein, with amino-acid sequence MTDIDRTPPDFGRALTMGVALVAVFVAAYAGPSTVLLALAGVLSIAIGILRGRRVAVTLGAGVLFVALLLAGVSGLSIPLTLFGIGATVLAWDVGENAIGLGEQLGRNAPTKRAQLVHAGGSVAVVALVGVLGYVVYLMAMTTNSLTALVLLLIGALVLTSVLRG; translated from the coding sequence ATGACCGATATCGACCGAACGCCCCCCGATTTTGGCCGGGCGCTCACGATGGGCGTTGCGCTGGTTGCCGTGTTCGTCGCCGCCTACGCAGGCCCGTCTACGGTGTTGCTCGCACTCGCGGGCGTTCTCAGCATCGCCATTGGCATCCTCCGCGGGCGGCGCGTCGCAGTAACACTCGGCGCAGGCGTGCTGTTCGTTGCGCTCCTCCTCGCCGGGGTGTCAGGGCTTTCTATCCCGCTCACGCTGTTCGGCATCGGCGCGACTGTGCTCGCATGGGATGTCGGTGAGAACGCAATCGGTCTCGGGGAGCAACTGGGGAGAAACGCACCGACGAAACGCGCGCAACTCGTTCACGCAGGCGGCAGCGTCGCCGTCGTCGCACTCGTTGGGGTGCTTGGCTACGTCGTCTATCTCATGGCGATGACGACCAACTCGCTCACCGCGCTCGTGCTCTTGCTCATCGGCGCGCTGGTGCTCACGTCCGTGCTTCGCGGGTAG
- a CDS encoding DMT family transporter yields the protein MSRKQTAALFALLGLLWGGSFVAIEIGLDFFPPILFAALRYYLAGALMLGYAALTTDRWLPRRRTEWLIVGISGTFLIAGHHAFLYLGQRHVPGAIAAVIISLSPVLTTAFASVLLPDERLRPLGLVGLACGLLGVAIIANPDPQNLFTANVLGIATVFVASVSFALGAVLTRPIRTDFPVQSVQSWAMVFGAALLHVVSLARGESFVAIAWTQTAFLSLAYLAVGSGAVAFFIYFDLLDRLGPIQINLIGYLEPVWATLLSFVLFGTLIGARSVLGFLAIFCGFALVKRAALLDGVGAVVSRLRTHADS from the coding sequence GTGAGCCGAAAGCAGACCGCTGCGTTGTTCGCCCTTCTTGGCCTGCTCTGGGGTGGGTCGTTCGTGGCCATCGAGATTGGGCTCGACTTCTTCCCGCCCATCCTCTTTGCCGCGCTTCGCTACTACCTCGCTGGAGCGCTCATGCTCGGCTACGCGGCGCTCACGACCGACCGCTGGCTGCCACGCCGTCGGACGGAGTGGCTGATTGTGGGCATCTCGGGGACGTTTCTCATCGCGGGCCACCACGCCTTTTTGTACCTTGGCCAGCGCCACGTTCCGGGAGCGATTGCAGCGGTCATCATCAGCCTCAGCCCGGTGTTGACGACGGCGTTTGCGAGCGTGTTGCTCCCCGACGAACGCCTCCGTCCGCTCGGGCTGGTGGGGCTTGCCTGCGGACTGCTCGGCGTCGCTATCATCGCCAATCCCGACCCACAGAACCTCTTTACGGCGAACGTCCTCGGCATCGCAACGGTGTTCGTGGCGTCGGTGAGTTTCGCCCTCGGTGCAGTGCTCACGCGCCCGATTCGGACGGACTTTCCCGTCCAATCGGTGCAGTCGTGGGCGATGGTGTTCGGGGCGGCACTGCTCCACGTTGTCTCGCTTGCGCGCGGGGAGTCGTTCGTGGCCATCGCGTGGACGCAGACGGCGTTCCTCTCGCTTGCCTACCTCGCGGTCGGTTCTGGAGCGGTTGCCTTTTTCATCTACTTCGACCTGTTAGACCGCCTTGGCCCGATTCAAATCAACCTGATTGGCTACCTCGAACCCGTGTGGGCGACGCTGCTCAGCTTCGTCCTGTTCGGGACGCTCATCGGCGCGCGAAGCGTGCTCGGTTTTCTCGCCATCTTCTGTGGGTTCGCACTCGTCAAACGAGCGGCGTTGCTCGATGGCGTCGGCGCGGTCGTCTCGCGGCTGCGAACCCACGCGGATTCTTGA
- a CDS encoding ester cyclase produces MADTQTIEQNKDVARKSLEALWGQDYDTIDELCAPEYVGHDVTVDGDIMGPEGVKEYFRAIHAGLSETSYTIDDIIAEGDRVVTRGTSQGTHTGELNGIPATNKRVTVTDAVEFRIENGKVVETWAIPDGLSLMQQVGMLPEQGS; encoded by the coding sequence ATGGCTGATACACAAACCATTGAGCAGAACAAAGACGTTGCCCGAAAATCGCTGGAGGCGCTCTGGGGGCAGGATTACGACACAATTGACGAGCTTTGTGCACCTGAGTACGTCGGCCACGATGTGACCGTTGACGGTGACATCATGGGTCCGGAAGGCGTAAAAGAGTACTTCAGAGCCATTCACGCCGGACTGTCTGAGACGTCGTACACCATCGACGACATCATCGCAGAGGGCGACCGCGTCGTCACCCGCGGGACGAGTCAGGGAACGCACACGGGCGAATTAAACGGCATCCCGGCGACGAACAAGCGTGTTACCGTCACCGACGCAGTCGAATTCCGTATCGAAAACGGGAAAGTCGTCGAAACGTGGGCGATTCCAGACGGCCTCTCGCTGATGCAACAGGTCGGCATGCTCCCCGAACAGGGCAGCTAA